CACGCCCCAGCGGCGCTTGAAGGCCTTGCTGAACGCGGGCGCGCTCTCGTAGCCCGCGCGCTCGGCGATGGCGTCCAGGCTGTCGTCGGATTCGTGCAGCCAGCGCGCGGAGCGGGTCATCCGCCAGTTGGACAGGTATTGCAGCGGTGTCTCGCCCACCAGCGCGTGGAAGCGCGCGGCGAACCCGGAGCGAGACAGGCCCACGGCCGCCGCCAGTCGCTCCACCGTCCAGGGGTCGCCGGGCCGCTCGTGCATGAGGGACAGCGCGTTTCCAATGGCCGGATCCGCCAGGGCCTTCCAGCCCGCCTCGCCCGGCTTCGCGAGCACGGCCTGGGCGCGCAGCGCGTGCACCAGCAGCACGTCCGCCAGCCGTCCGAGCACGAGCGCGCTCCCCGGTCCCGGCGCGGCGGTCTCCGCGGAGATGAGCTGCACCGTGGCCGCGAGCCAGGGCGCCCTGCCGGGCTCCTGCGTGGACAGGTGGATGACGGAGGGGAAGGCGCGCAGCAGCGGATGCGTGGCGCCCGCCCCCAATTGGAAGCAGCCGGTGATCAGCGTGGTGCCCGCGCCTGGCCCGCCCAGCTGGAGGGGCGCGCCCGCGGAAGCCCGGAGCTGCTCGTTGGAGATGAAGTCGCGGACCGCTGGCGCCTTCCGGGTGCCATCGTCCAGCACGTGGGCGGGCGCACGCGGCAGCAGCACCACGTCGCCCGCGGACATGAACACCGGCTTCGCCGTGCCCTCCACCTGGAGGCGCAGGCTGCCCCGCGCCACCACGTAGAACGAGGCGTTCGCCTTGCGCGGCAGGCGCAGCGCCCATGGCGCGCCCAGGTCGACGCGGCCGAAGAGCAGCGTCTTGAAGCGCAGGGTCTCCAGCACGTCGGAGACGACGTCGGTCTTTTCGTCCACGGGCATTGGACTCCTGGACAGTTCTTTTGGACGCAGTGACATTGAGCGTCCATAACGCCAGCCCCATTCTAGGTCCATCACCTCTTGATGGAGCCTCCCATGGACCGCACCGCAGCCCCTTCCCCCGACCTGACCCGCGTGATGGACGCGCACCTAGCGCTCATCGGCACGGATGTCGAACGCTGGCTGAGCCTGTTCGCCGACGACGCCGTCGTTGAATTCCCCTACGCCCCCTCGCTCGGCGCGTCCGCGCGCCTGGAGGGCATCAAGGCCATCCGGGGCTACTTCGTGCCCATCACGAAGCGGTTCCAGGGGCTCGCCTTCACGGACCTCCGGCGCTACCCGACCACGGACCCGGACGTCGCCTGGATGGAGGTCCACGGCACGGCGACCCTGCTGCCGGGCCACGTGCACTACGAACAGGACTACGTGATGCGGCTGCACCTGCGCGAGGGACGCATCGTGCGCTACGCCGAGTACTGGAACCCCATGGCCATCCCGTCGTCCTTCATGAAGGAGCAGGCATGAAGCCGCGCATCCTCGTCATCGGCGCCGCTGGCAACACGGGCCGTCCCCTCGCGCAGGGGCTGGTCGCGGAAGGGTTCCGGGTGCGGACCGCCACGCGGAGCACCACGCCCCCGCTCGCGTCCGCCGAACATGTGCGCTTCGACTGGGCGGACCCCACGACGCACGACGCGGCGCTGGAGGGGGTGGACCGGATGTACCTGCTGGCCCCCGGGCTGGTGGAGGACCCCTCCGTCCTCATGTGCCCCTTCATTGAACGCGCGTTGGCGCGGGGCGTGCGGCGCGTGGTCGTGCTCAGCGCCTCCGCCATCCCGGAGGGAGCCCCGGGAATGGGGCAGGTGCACCGCCTGCTGCGCGAACGCGCCCCGGAGTGGAGCGTGCTGCAGCCCTCGTGGTTCATGCAGAACTTCACCGACCCGCGCCACCACCACGGGGCGAGCCTCCGGCGCGACGGCACGCTGAGGTCCGCCACGGGCGAGGGACGCGTGGGGTTCGTGGACGCAGCGGACATCGCGGCGGTGGGCGTCCGCGCGCTCGCGGATGAGGCCTCGCATGACACCGCGCACGTCATCACCGGGCCGAGGGCCCTGAGCTACGACGACCTCGCGGCGGTCATCTCGAAGGTGGCGGGCCGGCCCGTCCAGCACGTGCACCTGGGCCCGGAGGAGGCGCGAAGACACATGCAGGACGCGGGCATGCCGGAGACCTACGCGCGCCTGCTCGTGGGGCTGGACGCGCTCATCCGCGAGGGGGCCGAGGACCGCGTGACGGACACCGTGCAACGCATCACGGGCCGGCCACCGCGCGACTTCGAGTCCTTCGCCCGGGCCCACGCCAGCGTCTGGCGTTGACCCCGGCGGGCCTACTTCCGGAGCTGCTGGGCGAACCAGAGGATGACAAAGCAGGCCAGCAGGGCCATCACGGAGCCGAGGAGCATCATCGGCAACTTCACCCAGGACGGTGTCTTGTCCCAGGGGCGGCCGGTCAGCAGCCCCGTGAGGCCCGCCGTGAGCCAGGCGGCGCCGATGAAGAGCGTGGGGATCAACACGACGGCGGGCAGCCCGCCCCCGCCCTTCATGCCCAGCACCACCACCATGACCCATAGGAGCAGACCTCCCAGGAGGACCAGGCCCAGCCCCTTCCCCAGGGTGCGCAGCGCGCGGAGGCGAACGGCGCCGGACGTGAGGGGCCCCCCGGTGCGGGTCGTCTCCGCCGCCAGCCGCTCCGCGGTGTGGAGCAGCACCCGGGCCGCTGCGTCACGCACGGGTGGTGTCTTCGTTTCAGGGGCCATGCCCCTGAAGCATAGCGCCCCCCGCCACCATCCCATTGCCCCGGGCTGGCATTGCGCCTATGGGAAGGGAACGGCACGGTCCGTCGGACGGTGCTCCCCTTCCCGCGAGGACGCCGCATGTCGTCAGAGCCTCTTCCCATCGCCACCCAGTTCCCTCCCCCTCCCGTCGAGGAATGGCGTCGGCTGGTGGACAAGGACCTGAAGGGCAAGCCCTTCACCGTGCTCCAGTCGCCCCTGGAAGGCGGCCTGTCCCTCCAGCCCCTCTACACGCCCCAGGACGCTCCCGCCCCCTCCGAGCCCCCCGGCGTCGCACCCTACGTGCGGGGCACCCATCCCCTGGGCCACACCGAAGGGGGCTGGGTGGTGTGCCAGGAGTACGCCGGCCCCGACGTGGCCCGGACCGCCGAAGCGCTCCACAACGACCTGGAGCGCGGCTCCCAGGGCGTCTGGCTGGTGTTGGACGCGCCGCACGGCGTGGAGGTGAAGGACGCGGCCACGCTGGAGCGCCTGCTCGCGAACGTGCCGTTGGACCGCACGCCGGTGCACTTCGAGCCGACCACCGACCTGCTCACGCCCGCCTCCCTCTTCCTCCAGTTCGCCCAGAAGCGCGGCGTCGCGAAGCAGGCCCTGAAGGGCAGCCTGGGCATCGACCCCGTGGGTGCCCTGGCCCGGCTGGGCACGGCGCGGGTGGACGTGGCCGCGACCCTGGCCAAGGCCGCACCGCTGGTGACGTCGCTGTTGAAGGACGCCCCGGGCCTGCGCCCGCTGCTCGTGTCGTCGCGGGCCTGGGCGGACGCGGGCGCCACGTCCGTGCATGAGCTGGCGTGGGCCATCGCCACCGGCGTGGAGTACCTGCGCGAGCTGGAGCGCGCGGGTGTGGCCCCCGGCGACACGGCGCGTTCCCTCCAGTTCGCCCTGTCCGTGGGCGGGCAGTTCTTCCCGGAGATTGCCCGGCTGCGCGCGGCGCGGCTGCTCTGGTCCAAGGTCGTCGCCGCCTCCGGAGGCCCGCCGGAGTCGCAGGCCATGGTGCTGCACGCGCGCACCGCCAGCGCCACCAAGACGCAGCGCGACCCGTGGGTGAACATCCTGCGCGCCACCGCGGAGTCCTTCGCCGCCGTGATGGCGGGCGCGGACAGCGTGAGCACGTCCCCCTACGACGAGCCCCTGGGCACGCCCGACGAACAGGGCCGGCGCCTCGCGCGCAACACGCAGCTCATCCTGCGCGACGAGTCCAGCCTCAACCGCGTCGCGGACCCCGCGGGCGGCAGCTACTACCTGGAGCAGCTCACCGGCGACATCGCCCGCGCGGCCTGGGCGGAGTTGCAGCGCATCGAGGCGCTGGGCGGCATCACGAAGGCGCTCGTGCAGGGCGACGTGGCCCGCGTCCTCGCGGAGACGCGCGCCGCCCGTGACAAGGCCGTGCGCACCCGGAAGCTGCCCATCGTGGGCGTCAGCGAGTTCCCCCACCTGAACGAGGCCCCCGTGCGGCGCGAGGCCCACGCCGCCGCGCCCGTGCAGGGCGAGGGCGTCGTCGCGCCGCCGCGCCCCTTCCGGATGTCGGAGGCCTTCGAGTCCCTGCGCGATGCGAGCGACCGCTACCACGCCGCGCACGGCGTCCGTCCGCGCGCCTTCATGGCGAACCTGGGCACGGTCGCGGAGCACACCGCGCGCTCCACCTGGATCTCCAACGTGCTGGCCGTGGGCGGCATTGAAGCCGACGAGCACCGGGGCTTCCCGGACGCGGCGGCCGCCGCGGAGCTGTTCGCGAAGGCGGGCACGACGCTCGCCGTCATCTCCGGTCCGGACTCGCTCTACCCGGAGCAGGTGCCCGCGCTCGTCGCGGCGCTCAAGGCGAAGGGGGCGCGCACGGTCGCCGTCGCGGGCCGCCCCGGTGAGCACGAGGCCGCCTTCCGCGCGGCCGGTGTCGATACCTTCCTCTACGCAGGAGCGGACCTCTTCCAGCTCCTGAAGACGCTGCACGCGCAGCTGGGAGTGGCCTGATGCGCCCCACCGTTCCGGACTTCTCCCGCGTCGCCTTCGACGCCCCCGAGACGCAGCCCGCGCCCGCCGCGCTCGACGCGCAGCGCACCCACGCAAGTGAAGCCACGCGCGCCGCCGAGCACTGGGACACCCCCGAGGGCATCCCCGTCAAGCCGCTCTACGGCCGCGAGGACCTGGAGGGCGTGGAGCACCTGGGCTCGCTGCCCGGCCTGCCCCCGTTCGTGCGCGGCCCCTACGCCACCATGTACGTGCAGCAGCCGTGGACGGTGCGCCAGTACGCGGGCTTCTCCACCGCGGAGGCGTCCAATGCCTTCTACCGGCGCAACCTGGCGGCCGGCCAGAAGGGCCTGTCCATCGCGTTCGACCTGGCCACGCACCGGGGCTACGACAGCGACCATCCGCGCGTCGCGGGCGACGTGGGCATGGCGGGCGTGGCCATCGACTCCATCAAGGACATGCGCATCCTGTTCGACCGCATCCCGCTCGACCAGATGAGCGTGTCGATGACGATGAACGGCGCCGTCCTGCCCGTGCTCGCGCTCTACGTGGTCGCGGCCGAGGAGCAGGGCGTGAAGCCCGAGCAGCTCAGCGGGACCATCCAGAACGACATCCTCAAGGAGTTCATGGTCCGCAACACGTACATCTATCCGCCCGGACCCTCGATGCGAATCATCGGGGACATCTTCAAGTTCACGGCGGAGAAGATGCCGCGCTTCAACAGCATCAGCATCAGCGGCTACCACATGCAGGAAGCCGGCGCGACGCAGGACCTGGAGCTGGGCTACACGCTGGCGGACG
This region of Corallococcus soli genomic DNA includes:
- a CDS encoding AraC family transcriptional regulator, producing MPVDEKTDVVSDVLETLRFKTLLFGRVDLGAPWALRLPRKANASFYVVARGSLRLQVEGTAKPVFMSAGDVVLLPRAPAHVLDDGTRKAPAVRDFISNEQLRASAGAPLQLGGPGAGTTLITGCFQLGAGATHPLLRAFPSVIHLSTQEPGRAPWLAATVQLISAETAAPGPGSALVLGRLADVLLVHALRAQAVLAKPGEAGWKALADPAIGNALSLMHERPGDPWTVERLAAAVGLSRSGFAARFHALVGETPLQYLSNWRMTRSARWLHESDDSLDAIAERAGYESAPAFSKAFKRRWGVGPGAYRRTPTLRETPLALIDT
- a CDS encoding nuclear transport factor 2 family protein, with product MDRTAAPSPDLTRVMDAHLALIGTDVERWLSLFADDAVVEFPYAPSLGASARLEGIKAIRGYFVPITKRFQGLAFTDLRRYPTTDPDVAWMEVHGTATLLPGHVHYEQDYVMRLHLREGRIVRYAEYWNPMAIPSSFMKEQA
- a CDS encoding NmrA family NAD(P)-binding protein produces the protein MKPRILVIGAAGNTGRPLAQGLVAEGFRVRTATRSTTPPLASAEHVRFDWADPTTHDAALEGVDRMYLLAPGLVEDPSVLMCPFIERALARGVRRVVVLSASAIPEGAPGMGQVHRLLRERAPEWSVLQPSWFMQNFTDPRHHHGASLRRDGTLRSATGEGRVGFVDAADIAAVGVRALADEASHDTAHVITGPRALSYDDLAAVISKVAGRPVQHVHLGPEEARRHMQDAGMPETYARLLVGLDALIREGAEDRVTDTVQRITGRPPRDFESFARAHASVWR
- a CDS encoding methylmalonyl-CoA mutase family protein, translated to MSSEPLPIATQFPPPPVEEWRRLVDKDLKGKPFTVLQSPLEGGLSLQPLYTPQDAPAPSEPPGVAPYVRGTHPLGHTEGGWVVCQEYAGPDVARTAEALHNDLERGSQGVWLVLDAPHGVEVKDAATLERLLANVPLDRTPVHFEPTTDLLTPASLFLQFAQKRGVAKQALKGSLGIDPVGALARLGTARVDVAATLAKAAPLVTSLLKDAPGLRPLLVSSRAWADAGATSVHELAWAIATGVEYLRELERAGVAPGDTARSLQFALSVGGQFFPEIARLRAARLLWSKVVAASGGPPESQAMVLHARTASATKTQRDPWVNILRATAESFAAVMAGADSVSTSPYDEPLGTPDEQGRRLARNTQLILRDESSLNRVADPAGGSYYLEQLTGDIARAAWAELQRIEALGGITKALVQGDVARVLAETRAARDKAVRTRKLPIVGVSEFPHLNEAPVRREAHAAAPVQGEGVVAPPRPFRMSEAFESLRDASDRYHAAHGVRPRAFMANLGTVAEHTARSTWISNVLAVGGIEADEHRGFPDAAAAAELFAKAGTTLAVISGPDSLYPEQVPALVAALKAKGARTVAVAGRPGEHEAAFRAAGVDTFLYAGADLFQLLKTLHAQLGVA